The Streptomyces sp. RKAG293 genome includes a region encoding these proteins:
- a CDS encoding PP2C family protein-serine/threonine phosphatase translates to MTNARIVGALRSLESTVLARQGMALPLLAIAVVSAADLAAGRDHYIGPGMVVAPALAGITTTWRRTLLVAVLGLVAQTALAPYNGVTQVRDWVLLTGQLATYIVVSLVSAYIAWRRETGQRAFTAITSVAEAAQRALLRPPGDRVGDVRLAVRYVSAADAAQIGGDLYSVLDTPHGVRALIGDVRGKGLDAVQTSAVVLGAFREAAYDEGGLTCVAQRVEASVQRHVVSGEFATALFAEFDGPGSVEFLHYGHVAPLRITPDGTVTTLNPPDPWVPLGLGRLVKGTAVPWRSPLGGEDVLVLCTDGVIEARSPVDGSFYPLAERVGALVAGLAQNLEEAVERVYADLLRHAGGSLGDDVVLLLLAPARPPARPV, encoded by the coding sequence GTGACAAATGCTCGGATCGTCGGAGCACTGCGGTCCCTGGAATCCACCGTCCTGGCCCGCCAGGGCATGGCGCTGCCCCTGCTGGCCATCGCGGTCGTCTCCGCGGCCGACCTCGCGGCCGGCCGGGACCACTACATCGGGCCCGGAATGGTGGTCGCCCCGGCGCTGGCCGGCATCACGACGACCTGGCGGCGCACCCTGCTCGTCGCCGTCCTCGGCCTCGTCGCGCAGACCGCGCTCGCGCCGTACAACGGGGTCACCCAGGTCCGCGACTGGGTTCTGCTCACCGGCCAGCTCGCCACCTACATCGTGGTCAGCCTGGTCAGCGCCTACATCGCCTGGCGGCGCGAGACCGGGCAGCGGGCCTTCACCGCGATCACCTCGGTCGCGGAGGCCGCCCAGCGCGCCCTGCTGCGGCCCCCCGGCGACCGGGTCGGTGACGTCCGGCTCGCCGTCCGGTACGTCTCGGCGGCGGACGCGGCCCAGATCGGCGGCGACCTGTACTCCGTCCTGGACACCCCGCACGGCGTGCGCGCGCTCATCGGCGACGTCCGCGGCAAGGGCCTGGACGCCGTCCAGACGTCGGCGGTCGTGCTCGGCGCGTTCCGCGAGGCCGCGTACGACGAGGGCGGACTGACCTGCGTCGCGCAGCGCGTCGAGGCGAGCGTGCAGCGCCATGTCGTCTCCGGCGAGTTCGCCACCGCCCTCTTCGCCGAGTTCGACGGCCCCGGCTCCGTCGAGTTCCTGCACTACGGCCATGTGGCACCGCTGCGCATCACCCCGGACGGAACGGTGACGACGCTGAACCCGCCGGACCCCTGGGTGCCGCTGGGCCTCGGCCGGCTGGTCAAGGGGACGGCCGTGCCCTGGCGGTCACCGCTCGGCGGCGAGGACGTGCTCGTGCTGTGCACGGACGGGGTGATCGAGGCCCGCAGCCCGGTGGACGGCTCCTTCTACCCCCTCGCCGAACGGGTCGGGGCCCTGGTGGCGGGGCTGGCCCAGAACCTGGAGGAGGCCGTCGAGCGCGTCTACGCCGACCTGCTGCGCCACGCCGGCGGCTCCCTCGGCGACGACGTCGTCCTCCTGCTGCTCGCGCCCGCCCGGCCCCCGGCGCGGCCGGTCTGA